The Lichenihabitans psoromatis genome contains a region encoding:
- a CDS encoding Wzz/FepE/Etk N-terminal domain-containing protein: protein MLAVLHANRRMLALWVLLCLALAGAYLYSTPPEYLASTQIILEPRRQFAGAQDAGPGSYPRHSIVPRPKARSRSSSRSGSCASFSRRSISLIRPNSRPMVAA, encoded by the coding sequence ATGCTCGCCGTGCTGCACGCAAACCGACGGATGCTCGCCCTCTGGGTGCTGCTGTGCCTCGCCCTCGCAGGCGCCTACCTGTATTCGACCCCGCCTGAATATCTGGCTTCGACGCAAATCATCCTCGAACCCCGCCGACAATTTGCCGGAGCGCAGGATGCCGGACCGGGCTCATACCCCCGACACTCGATAGTGCCCAGGCCGAAAGCCAGATCCAGGTCGTCAAGTCGGAGCGGATCTTGCGCTTCGTTTTCACGACGCTCGATCTCGCTCATACGCCCGAATTCTCGACCCATGGTCGCGGCGTGA
- a CDS encoding ABC transporter ATP-binding protein, translated as MSVARTDQAAKLRVEGVSRVFRGPRGGETVALAPTDLTVAANDFITILGPSGCGKSTLLRIVAGLDRPSSGRVLLNGKPVIGPGPDRGMVFQSYTLFPWLTVGQNIAFGLRERNVPTREQADIVDTYLGRMGLKGFEHHLPRQLSGGMQQRTAIARALANDPDILLMDEPFGALDNQTRALMQELLLDIWERDRKTVLFVTHDIEEAIFMASRVVVMTARPGRIKADVPVDLPHPRRYTIKTTPEFNALKARLTEEIRVEAVLAAQAG; from the coding sequence ATGAGTGTTGCCAGAACCGACCAAGCCGCCAAATTGCGGGTCGAGGGCGTCTCGCGCGTCTTTCGTGGCCCGCGCGGCGGCGAGACCGTTGCTCTTGCTCCCACCGATCTCACTGTTGCGGCGAATGACTTCATCACCATTCTCGGCCCTTCAGGCTGCGGAAAGTCGACCTTGCTCCGGATCGTGGCGGGGCTCGATCGGCCGAGTTCCGGGCGCGTGCTGCTCAACGGCAAGCCGGTGATCGGCCCTGGGCCGGACAGAGGCATGGTGTTTCAATCCTACACGCTCTTCCCGTGGCTCACGGTCGGGCAGAACATCGCCTTCGGGCTTCGCGAAAGAAACGTTCCGACGCGTGAGCAGGCCGACATCGTCGATACGTATCTTGGGCGGATGGGCCTCAAGGGATTCGAGCATCATCTACCGCGTCAGCTTTCCGGCGGCATGCAGCAGCGTACCGCCATCGCGCGCGCGCTCGCCAACGATCCCGACATCCTGTTGATGGACGAGCCGTTCGGGGCGCTGGATAACCAGACGCGTGCGCTGATGCAGGAATTGCTGCTCGACATTTGGGAACGCGACCGAAAGACGGTCTTGTTCGTGACGCACGACATCGAGGAAGCGATCTTCATGGCGTCGCGCGTTGTCGTCATGACGGCCCGGCCGGGCCGCATCAAGGCGGATGTGCCGGTCGATCTGCCCCATCCGCGTCGCTACACGATCAAAACGACGCCCGAGTTCAACGCCCTCAAGGCGCGGCTCACCGAGGAGATCCGAGTCGAGGCCGTCCTGGCCGCGCAGGCCGGTTGA
- a CDS encoding glycoside hydrolase family 16 protein produces MQANLSVLVGSSLVAAILLLSPPRAAAQEAAIDLSHFELAFSDEFDRLDVSGTGFGAKWAAHTSWGGDFGDARFTDPGPMGPFKIVDGHLEIIASKTSAGVWQSGLLSSVDTTGQGFSQQYGYFEMRAKLPSGKGLWPAFWLNTVLPKGSPIPGIEIDVIEHYGHFPTLYQALVHIWPKPPNDDDAARKTVIEVPEGSLYDEFHTYGVLVRPDWITVYPDWITVYLDRKPKWRCPTPPEHKNKLMILANLAMGSGWPIDETPNPSIMTIDYIRAYRERP; encoded by the coding sequence GTGCAAGCCAACCTCTCCGTTCTCGTCGGATCGTCGCTCGTCGCGGCCATCTTGCTGTTGTCGCCGCCGCGCGCTGCCGCCCAGGAGGCAGCGATCGATCTGAGCCATTTCGAACTCGCCTTTTCGGACGAGTTCGATCGCCTTGACGTGTCCGGCACGGGCTTTGGCGCGAAATGGGCTGCGCATACGTCATGGGGTGGAGATTTCGGCGACGCTCGCTTCACCGATCCCGGCCCAATGGGACCTTTCAAGATCGTCGACGGGCATCTCGAGATCATCGCCAGCAAGACATCAGCCGGCGTGTGGCAATCGGGCCTGCTGTCCTCGGTCGACACCACCGGGCAAGGCTTCTCTCAGCAGTATGGTTACTTCGAGATGCGGGCCAAGCTCCCATCCGGCAAAGGACTGTGGCCGGCTTTTTGGCTCAACACAGTCTTGCCGAAAGGCTCGCCGATCCCAGGCATCGAAATTGATGTGATCGAACACTACGGCCATTTCCCGACGCTTTATCAGGCACTGGTTCACATCTGGCCGAAGCCGCCCAATGACGACGACGCAGCCCGCAAGACTGTGATCGAGGTTCCGGAGGGCAGCCTCTACGACGAGTTCCACACCTATGGTGTGCTGGTCCGGCCCGATTGGATCACGGTCTACCCCGATTGGATCACGGTCTACCTCGACCGCAAGCCCAAATGGCGCTGCCCGACCCCGCCCGAACATAAAAACAAACTGATGATCTTGGCTAACCTAGCGATGGGATCAGGCTGGCCGATCGACGAGACGCCCAATCCTTCGATCATGACGATCGATTACATCCGCGCCTATCGCGAGCGACCCTGA
- a CDS encoding lipopolysaccharide biosynthesis protein — MSSRFVRNSLFGTIAGVSTTLGSFASSLIVARLLGVEATGAVAYVVWVVGVATTLTSLGLPFTLARYLPEMLGRGETQQAMRLAAYLFRPFLLATALPAIGFASYAGWLIVQHSDALAQFNPQTPLHDPMICGLVGLTCLAQALAEYARSYLRGMHAFSRVAKITSISMAAQLVALAIGSSLFGVRGAVGGYLCASLLPLLVLHEIWREPGKAAPDLKARIVTYARFRWASEILGFFIWSRIEVFFLQVFWGIQSIGLFTVGLTLANLAIQGPLMLTWGLLPHFSEQRGQNDVEAMRRVYATGTRLMAFLVFPACLGLAAVMPAVLTLLYGQAFAGAIPAATILVCAASISAVATVGTNLMWAMERSDVDFYVGLVGAVLSIVGGLLVIGPLGPMGAAYSRAATQLVAVGVSSWFLVRRLHFEIPIASLARLFAAAVLCAITARLCLDLVGGILGLLVAIGAGAATYLIAVRLLAALPPDDIARLRSVSRMMPSGLARAIDPAMRLILG; from the coding sequence ATGAGCAGTCGATTCGTTCGCAATTCGCTATTCGGAACGATCGCGGGCGTCAGCACAACTCTCGGTAGCTTTGCCAGCAGCCTGATCGTGGCGCGTCTCCTGGGCGTGGAGGCCACTGGCGCGGTCGCTTATGTCGTCTGGGTGGTCGGCGTCGCGACCACGCTCACCAGCCTCGGCCTGCCCTTCACGCTGGCCCGCTATTTGCCCGAAATGCTGGGTCGGGGAGAGACGCAGCAGGCGATGCGCCTCGCGGCCTATTTGTTTCGCCCATTCCTTTTGGCGACAGCGCTTCCAGCAATCGGCTTTGCGTCCTACGCGGGCTGGCTGATCGTCCAACACTCCGACGCCCTGGCGCAGTTCAACCCCCAAACGCCGCTGCACGATCCGATGATCTGTGGACTGGTCGGTTTGACCTGTCTGGCCCAAGCTTTAGCCGAATATGCGCGGAGTTACTTGCGCGGCATGCACGCCTTTTCGCGCGTCGCCAAGATCACCAGCATCTCCATGGCGGCACAGCTTGTGGCGCTCGCGATCGGGAGTTCGCTGTTCGGGGTGCGCGGCGCGGTCGGCGGCTATCTCTGTGCGAGCCTGTTGCCGCTCTTGGTGCTGCATGAAATCTGGCGCGAGCCGGGCAAAGCAGCGCCCGACTTGAAAGCCAGGATCGTCACCTATGCGCGGTTCCGCTGGGCGTCCGAGATTCTAGGCTTCTTCATCTGGTCACGGATCGAGGTGTTCTTCCTGCAGGTGTTCTGGGGCATTCAATCGATCGGCCTCTTCACGGTCGGCCTGACCTTAGCCAATCTGGCGATCCAGGGACCCCTCATGCTGACCTGGGGATTGCTGCCGCATTTTTCCGAACAGCGCGGACAAAACGACGTCGAGGCGATGCGACGGGTTTATGCGACCGGCACGCGATTGATGGCGTTTCTGGTCTTCCCGGCCTGCCTCGGTCTAGCGGCCGTCATGCCGGCCGTTCTGACGCTGCTCTACGGCCAAGCCTTTGCGGGCGCCATTCCGGCCGCCACGATCCTGGTCTGCGCCGCGTCCATCTCGGCTGTCGCGACGGTGGGCACCAACTTGATGTGGGCCATGGAGCGCAGCGACGTCGATTTCTACGTCGGCCTCGTGGGCGCCGTGCTGTCTATCGTCGGCGGCCTTCTCGTGATTGGCCCCCTGGGTCCGATGGGCGCGGCCTATTCCAGGGCCGCGACCCAATTGGTCGCGGTCGGGGTATCGTCCTGGTTTCTCGTCCGTCGCCTCCATTTCGAAATCCCGATCGCGTCATTGGCACGTCTGTTCGCGGCCGCCGTGCTCTGCGCGATCACGGCACGGCTCTGCCTCGATCTGGTCGGCGGCATCCTTGGGTTGCTGGTCGCAATTGGAGCCGGTGCTGCTACCTACCTCATCGCGGTCAGGCTGCTGGCGGCCCTCCCGCCCGACGACATCGCTCGGCTCCGGTCGGTGTCACGCATGATGCCGAGCGGACTGGCACGCGCCATTGATCCCGCCATGCGGCTCATCTTGGGATAG
- a CDS encoding cupin domain-containing protein, whose amino-acid sequence MQSQDDHQHDQANGDHDHSDHHHEAPARWKHDGIRVIKGDQLDSNTPQTPGMFRQAAIDHARVGAQKIWAGTVRIEPNAKTGVHHHGDLESVIFVVRGRARMRWGERLEFVAEAEAGDFIFVPPFVPHQEINADPDQPLECVLVRSDNEAIVVNITNVDPVEPPEAVYWVDPIHKHP is encoded by the coding sequence ATGCAGAGCCAAGACGATCATCAACACGACCAAGCCAATGGCGACCACGACCATTCCGATCATCACCACGAGGCGCCGGCGCGCTGGAAGCATGACGGTATTCGGGTCATCAAGGGCGACCAGCTCGATTCCAACACGCCGCAGACGCCGGGCATGTTCCGGCAGGCCGCCATCGATCATGCGCGCGTCGGTGCTCAGAAAATCTGGGCCGGAACGGTGCGGATCGAGCCCAATGCGAAGACCGGCGTGCATCATCACGGCGACCTCGAAAGCGTGATCTTCGTGGTGCGCGGCCGTGCGCGTATGCGGTGGGGAGAACGGCTGGAATTTGTGGCCGAGGCGGAAGCCGGCGACTTCATCTTCGTGCCACCCTTCGTGCCGCATCAAGAGATCAACGCCGACCCCGACCAGCCGCTCGAATGCGTTCTGGTCCGATCCGACAACGAAGCCATCGTGGTCAACATCACCAATGTCGACCCGGTGGAGCCACCCGAAGCGGTTTATTGGGTCGACCCGATCCACAAGCACCCGTGA
- a CDS encoding glycosyltransferase → MTQPSTEGEPERMRIFAHLAYGFDARQWEEKWRDGRLLGLNEPRPYGYHHAVEHGCDVVFSTDHAESYIGHSLRGFLRLVLGFDVLHAFRNRHAMMAADVIWTHTESQHLAVSLLLKQRSATHRPRLIAQSVWLIDGWSRLHPLRQRFYRWLIESADVLTFLSPVNASVASALFPGKPCEFVQFGIRADIQAEPRGGTVRSPLRILAVGNDRHRDWECLVAAFGNIAGFSLTIASQTIRTDLSSYRNIAVVTPRDNEALKLLYGAADLMVLPLKPNMHASGITVLQEAALFGLPTVASRVGGLDGYFRDDDVCFVEPGNPTLLRRAAQAFAANPQLSVHFASRAQARMRADDLGSRAYVSRHVALSHELLRGSRRRGEQASHQADERSATGSEPILDHAP, encoded by the coding sequence ATGACGCAGCCATCGACTGAGGGTGAGCCTGAACGCATGCGGATTTTCGCGCATCTCGCCTATGGCTTCGACGCTCGACAGTGGGAGGAAAAGTGGCGGGACGGGCGCCTTCTCGGCCTCAACGAACCTCGCCCCTACGGCTATCACCATGCCGTCGAGCATGGCTGCGACGTCGTCTTTTCGACCGATCACGCCGAGAGTTATATCGGCCACTCTCTACGGGGATTCTTGCGGCTCGTGCTTGGCTTCGATGTCCTGCATGCTTTTCGCAATCGCCACGCCATGATGGCGGCGGATGTCATCTGGACCCATACCGAGTCACAACATCTCGCGGTCTCGCTGCTCCTCAAGCAACGATCCGCCACGCATCGGCCGCGGTTGATCGCCCAAAGCGTGTGGCTGATTGACGGGTGGTCGCGGCTACACCCGCTTCGGCAACGCTTCTACCGATGGTTGATCGAGAGCGCGGACGTGCTGACGTTCCTGTCTCCTGTGAATGCGAGCGTGGCTTCGGCCCTGTTTCCAGGCAAGCCATGTGAGTTCGTTCAATTCGGCATCCGAGCCGATATTCAGGCCGAGCCGCGGGGCGGGACCGTGCGATCGCCGCTTCGCATCCTGGCCGTCGGCAACGATCGGCACCGCGATTGGGAGTGTCTTGTCGCCGCATTTGGCAACATCGCCGGTTTCAGCCTCACGATCGCGTCTCAGACGATCCGCACCGATCTCTCGAGTTACCGAAACATCGCGGTCGTGACCCCACGCGACAACGAAGCACTCAAGCTGCTCTACGGCGCCGCCGACCTCATGGTTCTGCCGCTCAAGCCAAATATGCATGCCTCGGGCATCACCGTGCTGCAAGAGGCGGCGCTGTTTGGACTGCCGACCGTGGCCAGCAGGGTCGGCGGGCTCGACGGATATTTTCGAGATGACGACGTGTGTTTCGTCGAGCCTGGAAATCCCACATTGCTTCGCCGAGCTGCCCAGGCTTTCGCGGCCAATCCGCAACTCAGCGTGCATTTCGCCAGTCGCGCCCAAGCCCGGATGCGTGCCGACGATCTTGGGTCGCGCGCCTACGTGTCGCGGCACGTCGCACTCAGCCATGAGTTATTGCGCGGCTCACGACGTCGCGGGGAACAGGCTTCGCATCAGGCCGACGAACGATCGGCGACCGGCTCTGAACCGATACTCGACCACGCGCCGTGA
- a CDS encoding polysaccharide biosynthesis tyrosine autokinase, with the protein MRFVFTTLDLAHTPEFSTHGRGVRDWLRDRLSGLISSPSREAAPALAPLSEEARAFQAFSDRVSVRRIGQSYVLEISYRSLERQQAAKLANSITAAYIRDQIELKASAAQRGSEYLQGRITDVQAEQAAAAEAVRLGTVPDMRLPDSDARVISAALEPLGKAYPQTMLVLGFAAVAGLLIGLSIAAIRYGLDRTLHSPKDVWRSAGMACLGLIPRRSGGSRRRLQRPLIALDEILIHPDSNVSAALRVSRTAILAANPTSRHHAIGFVAWSHREGTSTIASNFAHLVAAAGDRVTLIDGHLHQPGLSQALAPHAESGLNELLSCDSTKTELQPVPLSEALSFVPAVRSGTTSDPNIYLGSPEMQIILVAMRQERSVIIDLPPLSVSSDAQAIGPHLDGLVLVIEAHRTTSDEVAMAVTALRSTKTRILGIILNKTTAGQPDTRAAGRNRRDRFRRHD; encoded by the coding sequence TTGCGCTTCGTTTTCACGACGCTCGATCTCGCTCATACGCCCGAATTCTCGACCCATGGTCGCGGCGTGAGGGATTGGTTGAGAGACCGGTTATCCGGCCTCATCTCGTCGCCATCGCGTGAGGCAGCGCCGGCGCTTGCGCCGTTGTCCGAAGAGGCACGCGCCTTCCAAGCTTTTTCGGATCGGGTCAGCGTGCGCCGAATCGGGCAATCCTATGTGCTCGAAATTTCCTATCGATCGTTGGAGCGGCAGCAGGCCGCCAAACTCGCCAATTCGATCACGGCTGCCTATATCCGCGATCAAATCGAGCTCAAGGCCAGCGCCGCCCAGCGCGGCAGCGAATATTTGCAGGGTCGTATCACGGACGTCCAAGCCGAGCAGGCCGCGGCGGCCGAAGCGGTGCGCCTTGGGACCGTGCCGGACATGCGGCTGCCGGATTCGGATGCGCGCGTCATCAGCGCCGCTTTGGAACCGCTCGGGAAAGCCTATCCACAAACCATGCTGGTGCTGGGTTTTGCGGCGGTGGCTGGGCTGCTCATCGGCCTATCGATCGCCGCGATCCGCTACGGGCTCGACCGGACGCTGCACTCGCCCAAGGATGTCTGGCGATCGGCCGGCATGGCCTGCCTTGGCCTGATCCCCCGCCGATCGGGGGGTTCGCGCCGCCGTTTGCAACGACCCCTCATCGCCCTCGATGAAATTTTAATCCATCCGGACTCGAACGTTTCGGCCGCCCTGCGGGTGAGCCGAACCGCGATCCTGGCCGCCAACCCGACATCGCGTCACCATGCGATCGGCTTCGTCGCATGGTCCCATCGCGAGGGCACCTCCACGATCGCCAGCAACTTCGCGCATCTCGTGGCGGCCGCCGGGGATCGCGTGACCTTGATCGATGGTCATCTCCATCAGCCAGGCCTCAGCCAGGCGTTGGCGCCTCACGCAGAAAGCGGTTTGAACGAGCTTCTGTCCTGCGATTCGACAAAAACCGAATTGCAACCTGTGCCGCTATCGGAAGCGCTGTCGTTCGTTCCGGCGGTGAGGAGCGGAACGACGAGCGACCCGAACATCTATCTCGGCTCACCCGAGATGCAGATCATCCTCGTGGCGATGAGGCAGGAACGGAGCGTCATCATCGATCTGCCGCCTCTCTCCGTGTCATCCGATGCTCAAGCCATCGGGCCTCATCTCGATGGTCTCGTCCTGGTGATCGAGGCCCATCGCACCACGAGCGACGAGGTCGCGATGGCAGTGACCGCATTACGGTCGACCAAGACGAGGATCCTCGGCATCATCTTGAACAAGACCACAGCGGGACAGCCGGACACGCGTGCTGCCGGGCGCAACCGCAGGGATCGATTCAGACGACACGATTAG
- a CDS encoding GH1 family beta-glucosidase: MDRRQFVSTGLAAAGSTLGLGVASGNRTLAETVTPTNAVSFPDGFLWGAATAAYQVEGSWNVDQKGESIWDRFTHTPGTIRNGDTGDVACDSYRRYADDIDLMKRLNLKTFRYSIAWPRIQPTGRGAPNQAGLDFYRRLTDAMLEAGIRPLVTLYHWDLPQALEQEGGWPNRDTADRFADYVEIVGRALGDRIDHWCLLNEPKTFTHVGYWYGAHAPGRKDPLACLRATHTANLAQGQGFRALKAVRPNAQVGTAVDVAPMVPATDTAADRAAAERWHKFLNLWFVLPALEGRYPDGVLPPERQAELLGFRPGDETIMRADLDFVGLNYYTLYTVHDAPEGNGMPGLNVRADWATGTDQKTDGGWAIDPPGFYDILTTMRGVTGQRPIEITENGAAYNAEPGPDGHIDDPQRVAFLRAHLQQLARAIGDGVPVRAYHCWSLMDNFEWAEGYSQRFGLVYVDFVNGQRRVVKASGDWFARVAASNRVV; this comes from the coding sequence ATGGATCGCCGGCAATTCGTTTCGACCGGTCTTGCTGCGGCCGGGAGCACGTTGGGGCTCGGCGTTGCAAGCGGCAATCGGACTTTGGCCGAAACCGTCACGCCCACCAACGCCGTTTCCTTTCCGGACGGCTTTCTTTGGGGTGCCGCCACCGCCGCCTACCAGGTCGAGGGATCCTGGAACGTGGATCAGAAGGGTGAGTCGATCTGGGATCGCTTCACCCATACGCCCGGCACTATTCGCAATGGCGACACCGGCGATGTCGCCTGCGACAGCTACCGTCGCTATGCCGACGACATCGACCTGATGAAACGCCTCAACTTGAAGACGTTCCGCTATTCGATCGCTTGGCCACGCATCCAACCAACGGGTCGCGGTGCACCGAATCAGGCCGGCCTCGACTTTTATCGGCGGCTGACCGATGCGATGCTCGAGGCGGGCATTCGTCCTCTCGTGACGCTCTATCATTGGGATCTTCCTCAAGCCTTGGAGCAAGAGGGCGGCTGGCCCAACCGCGATACGGCGGATCGCTTCGCCGATTATGTCGAGATCGTCGGTCGGGCGCTCGGCGATCGAATCGACCACTGGTGCTTGCTGAACGAGCCGAAGACCTTCACGCATGTTGGCTATTGGTACGGTGCCCATGCACCAGGCCGGAAAGACCCGCTTGCCTGTCTGCGCGCGACCCACACGGCCAATCTGGCTCAGGGCCAAGGGTTTCGAGCCTTGAAGGCTGTGCGTCCAAACGCGCAGGTCGGCACGGCTGTGGATGTCGCGCCGATGGTGCCGGCGACCGACACCGCTGCTGATCGCGCCGCAGCGGAACGCTGGCACAAGTTCCTCAATCTCTGGTTCGTACTTCCGGCGCTGGAGGGACGATACCCAGATGGCGTGCTGCCTCCCGAGCGACAAGCGGAGCTTCTCGGGTTTCGCCCCGGCGACGAGACGATCATGCGGGCCGACCTCGATTTTGTCGGCCTTAATTATTACACGCTTTACACGGTCCACGACGCGCCGGAAGGCAACGGCATGCCCGGCCTGAATGTTCGCGCCGATTGGGCCACGGGCACCGACCAGAAGACGGATGGTGGCTGGGCGATCGATCCGCCAGGCTTCTACGATATCCTCACCACGATGAGGGGCGTCACCGGGCAACGGCCGATCGAAATTACAGAAAATGGCGCGGCCTATAACGCCGAGCCCGGGCCGGATGGGCATATCGATGACCCTCAGCGCGTCGCCTTCCTCCGGGCGCATCTGCAACAACTCGCTCGGGCGATTGGCGACGGAGTGCCGGTGCGGGCCTACCATTGCTGGAGCTTGATGGATAATTTCGAATGGGCGGAAGGCTATTCGCAGCGGTTTGGCTTGGTCTATGTCGATTTTGTCAACGGACAGCGCCGCGTCGTCAAAGCGTCCGGCGATTGGTTCGCCAGGGTCGCAGCCTCTAATCGTGTCGTCTGA
- a CDS encoding glycosyltransferase family 2 protein, which produces MADDMALRLAVIIPTYNYERYVGRAIESVTRQIDPRVELIVVDDGSTDGSWAVIQSYGIAKSFLVENGGAARACLQGFAQTTAPFVLFLDADDELIEGALARILENLDDRVAKLQFPLLPIDENGTVIGDPLPPLRDFRDRATLMRDVAVNGVYSSPPTSGNVFHRSLCALIEEVDYETWVDGVTLIAAPFFGDVVSLSTPLGRYRIHGANFSGSGAALTSKRFQAEADRFVSRLDHLKRTLVAKGESRALLEPDQSFYYRETRTYQSVFEARRPRIGHVLVTLACLARSTGSPSAKAAKALIIGLCMILPNLASRRVVEYRFRAGRRSFVGLMRSLFPATS; this is translated from the coding sequence ATGGCGGACGACATGGCTTTGCGGCTCGCCGTGATCATCCCGACTTACAATTACGAGCGCTATGTCGGCCGCGCGATCGAGAGTGTGACGCGCCAGATCGATCCCCGCGTCGAACTCATCGTCGTCGACGATGGCTCGACCGATGGCTCATGGGCGGTCATCCAGTCTTATGGGATCGCAAAGAGCTTCCTGGTCGAGAATGGGGGCGCGGCACGCGCGTGCCTGCAAGGCTTCGCGCAGACGACCGCGCCGTTCGTCCTCTTCCTGGACGCCGATGACGAATTGATCGAGGGGGCGCTCGCGCGCATTTTGGAGAATCTCGACGATCGGGTCGCCAAGCTTCAATTTCCGCTTTTACCGATCGACGAAAACGGGACCGTGATCGGGGATCCGCTGCCGCCGCTCAGAGACTTTCGGGACCGCGCAACGTTGATGCGCGATGTCGCCGTGAATGGCGTCTATTCCAGCCCCCCGACATCCGGCAACGTTTTCCACCGCAGCCTGTGTGCGTTGATCGAGGAGGTCGATTACGAAACATGGGTCGATGGCGTCACTCTGATCGCCGCCCCGTTTTTCGGTGATGTGGTCAGCCTATCGACTCCGCTCGGCCGCTATCGCATCCATGGGGCGAACTTTTCGGGATCGGGGGCGGCGTTGACGTCCAAACGTTTTCAAGCCGAGGCGGACCGCTTCGTCTCTCGGCTTGACCATCTCAAGCGCACGCTCGTGGCCAAGGGTGAAAGCCGCGCGCTGCTCGAGCCCGACCAGTCCTTCTATTATCGCGAGACCAGGACATATCAGAGCGTCTTCGAAGCGAGGCGCCCACGGATAGGGCACGTTCTTGTCACGCTTGCGTGTCTCGCCCGCAGCACAGGGTCGCCCTCGGCCAAAGCGGCAAAAGCCCTGATCATCGGGCTTTGCATGATCCTTCCGAACCTTGCGTCACGGCGCGTGGTCGAGTATCGGTTCAGAGCCGGTCGCCGATCGTTCGTCGGCCTGATGCGAAGCCTGTTCCCCGCGACGTCGTGA
- a CDS encoding polysaccharide biosynthesis/export family protein, translating to MIVPRPVVLMLFWIAMLAAMPASAETADYRLGPQDKLQIKVYDWRTGAGEAYQWTALNGEFTVGASGAISLPLLGELPASNGPTSALASIIGERLQAKIGLAQRPDASVQVIKYRPFYIIGAVQKPGDYDYRPELTVLQAVSTAGGMLRAPDDNLFGLERDSLVNRGDLRARAMERFGLLARQARLDAEVKDADSIVFPADLTTRAADADLARMMREEQLIFEARRDSLRSQTDALNQTKLLLSHEVESLAAKDASLLRQLDVTKKELDQVSGLVAKGLAVLPRQLAVEQSSAQFESSRLDVQLATLRTQQDIAKTGRDILELHNERRREALREAADIHAKLIEANERIDTAQSLIYQSEVRAPLAMAANGNDRAPLYWLLRRSNGVSETIAAQEGDLVQPGDIVRVDVPRRGTGASQRAMADRNPTTVVGQAGSRLSGF from the coding sequence ATGATCGTGCCTCGTCCAGTCGTGCTCATGCTGTTTTGGATCGCCATGTTGGCGGCCATGCCGGCGAGTGCGGAGACTGCGGACTATCGGCTAGGGCCGCAAGATAAGCTGCAGATCAAAGTCTATGATTGGCGGACCGGGGCCGGCGAGGCTTATCAATGGACGGCACTGAACGGCGAGTTCACGGTTGGTGCGTCCGGCGCCATATCGCTTCCGTTGCTCGGCGAGCTCCCGGCGTCCAATGGCCCGACCTCGGCGCTGGCAAGCATCATCGGTGAGAGACTGCAGGCCAAAATCGGGCTGGCCCAGCGGCCGGATGCCTCGGTTCAGGTCATCAAATATCGACCCTTTTACATCATCGGTGCCGTGCAAAAGCCGGGTGATTACGACTACAGGCCCGAGTTGACGGTTTTACAGGCCGTCAGCACGGCCGGGGGTATGTTGCGTGCACCGGACGACAACCTGTTCGGCCTCGAACGCGACTCCCTGGTCAATCGTGGTGACCTACGGGCCCGTGCCATGGAGCGGTTCGGACTGCTGGCCCGTCAAGCGCGCCTCGACGCCGAGGTGAAGGACGCCGACAGCATCGTTTTCCCGGCCGATCTCACGACCCGCGCCGCGGATGCGGACCTCGCGCGAATGATGCGCGAGGAGCAATTGATTTTCGAGGCGCGCCGCGACTCGCTGCGATCGCAGACCGATGCGCTCAATCAAACGAAGCTGCTTCTGAGCCATGAAGTGGAGTCGCTTGCGGCGAAGGATGCGTCACTGTTGCGCCAGCTCGATGTGACCAAGAAGGAGCTCGATCAGGTCAGCGGTCTGGTCGCCAAGGGGCTTGCGGTGCTGCCGCGTCAGTTGGCGGTCGAGCAAAGCTCCGCACAATTCGAAAGTAGCCGCCTCGACGTTCAGCTCGCGACCTTAAGGACCCAGCAGGATATCGCGAAGACCGGTCGCGACATCCTCGAACTGCATAATGAACGGCGTCGTGAGGCGCTGAGGGAGGCGGCCGACATTCATGCCAAGCTCATCGAGGCGAACGAGAGGATCGATACGGCGCAGAGCCTGATCTATCAGTCCGAGGTGCGCGCGCCGCTTGCGATGGCGGCCAACGGAAACGACCGAGCCCCCCTTTATTGGCTCCTTCGGCGCAGCAACGGCGTGTCCGAGACGATCGCGGCGCAAGAAGGCGATCTGGTGCAGCCGGGCGATATCGTGCGGGTCGACGTTCCCAGGCGCGGGACCGGAGCGTCTCAGCGCGCCATGGCGGACCGCAACCCGACGACCGTGGTTGGCCAAGCCGGCTCGAGGCTTTCGGGCTTTTAA